TTTCAAGTGTGCACAATAAAACAGTAtgcgcgtacctacctatataatagtattataacactataatatattatattactagctgaacccgtgcacttcgttgcccattaagtgtaccaactctATGTGACTCAAGCTTTGTTCaactcgttatttaatattctgtgtgtggtttcaaaatttatcttaacttttccgttgcccggaataaaaattctgattcgatgcagtacattatcagatgggcaatctacctgtggtagattgcggaccccgtgctgtatgtacgttggtgtatgatttaactctaaagtatcaaagttatatcaagtttgtcgtttttatttaattccacctatggtgAGATATACGgagatatttttaatggagATATATATAACGTTGTTTTccctaaaagttttttttaaattaattggacCCGGTGAACTTAACGCCTTCAAATAAACTCTAGAGTGATAATAAAATTCAAGAATTCCATGTAAATGAATTGTTACAGAAATCAGTTTAGtgcatttttataaacaatgtttttagttttgttttctgGTGCAAAAATAAACAGCGAAGACGGTTTGCTATTACGTGAACTGGCAACGTACAGCTGCCCGTGCGAAAACATGGAAATTCCAAATTGATCCCGCAGACTTCCAACGATTGGCCTTGCGATTTATTGATTGTCATCGCAAAAGCCAATTGAACGGGAAACTGAATCCGCTTAAACTGAAATGGAATATCTGTTGGAATGATCGGAATTCGTGGGATAAGGACTTCCTCTCCTTTGAAATTGCCCTTGATGATCGTTGATTGTATTACATTGTTCATCAGTTTCTTGATAGACAATCGTGTACCATTGCACAATTTAGGAGGATTTAGATTCCGCAACATAATAATGATCGATCCCACTTTTACCTGTAAATTATGCGGCGGAGTTTCTGGCACATCAAGCGAGTCAAATTCTGCCGGATAGTTGACCGCTTCGTTTTCGTCTGTCGTGCTGTCAACGTATTTGTACTAACGCAATCCTCCAGAAATTTTACTCCGAATGGTAAAATTCAAGCTATCAACATCTTTATTCTTCGCTGCTAGTATTGCCCGTTCACTCATCCAATCAAGATTGTTATAATTGACCTCAATGCTTGGGAACACTTTTGTAATGAGTTCCTCCTTTGACGATGTGAACTCACAAAAATTTGCCGGAAACGATATTAATCCAGTCAAAACATCAATCGGAATGTGTCCATTACCAAGCGCCAGCAGTTGTCTCGAGAATTCAGCAGCCGATGGGTCGTTTTGCAATGCAACTCTCATGTTCGTGGTCAATTTCAACTTCTTGACATGCCGCCACAAAAACGACGATTTCAGGCATGCATTAATTTCATCGGCAGGAATGGATTCGGAATGACGGGAAGTGTTGGACGGAAATCTCCAGAGAGCAATATCATTGCCCAACCAAATCGTCTCGAATCACCTCGTAAATCCTCCATCGTTCGGTCAACTGCCTCCAAAGCTAGTTTATGTGCCATCGTGCATTCATCCCAAATGATGATTTTTCATTCTCGCATCAATTTCGCTGTCGCTGAATTCTTGGCCGTTGAGCAAGTAGGCTTGTCAACCGTGAGAAGATTCATTGGCAGCTTCAAAGCGGAATTTGCAGTTCGACCGCCTTCCAACAATGTGACAGCAATGCCAGAGGATGCGACAGCCAACGCAATTTGAGATCTTGACCGAATTGTTGCCAGAATCAACGCAATGACAAACGTTTTTCCTGTCGCTCCAGGAGTATCGAGAAAGTAAATGCCTCCCGTTCCATCATCAACAACCTTCATCAGCGAATCGTATACATTCTTCTGCTCGGCATTCAACAGCGGCACATTTTTTCTGACTCTTTCAGCCTGCTCATCTCGGTCATAGTTTTTCTCCCGctgtaattcaaaattgaatgcAGCGTGCGTCGAACGATTTGGCGCTGGCATTCCCAATGTTGACAACAGACTGCCGCACATGAGCGCGCACATGTCTTCGATCAGAACTAATGCTTCGTTGCGCATCTCGTCGTTACTTTCaagatcaaaattaaaatttgtcgtTTGAACTCTGTGCAAAATGTCATCAACCATCTCGTCCTTGTATTTCTCCCACAATGCATTCGGGTTTGATGGATGACATGTGGCTATGATGATCGCAAACAACGTACGAATTTGATTTGCTTGCGCAGAAACGGTTGCATCGGCGAGTGTTAAGTCCCAATGTGAATCGTTTTCGAGCAAATTGAAGCATTGGCAAGCTTCCCGAAAAGTGGCGCACAGTACACCATCCACAGTACGCAGGGAATTGAAGGATGTCGGGACCTTAACGTTCACCAAAAGTAAGCGAAGATAGAAGCATTCGTCTTGGCGTGGATGAACTGTGTATATTCGTCCGAGGGCATCAGACGAATAGACATCAGCGAAGCCAGCAACAGCATCACCTTTCTTTCTGCGTTGAAACTTCTTTGATGCAGCATTCCATGTATAATAGCGTGGCATTTCCGAATATAGTAAAGTCCTCGTGAAAGGATCGCTTTCGCATGTCGAGAAAAAATTTGTCAATGGTGTCGCTGGTGGTCGTTCTGCTCTTTGCGCTGCGTTCGCTTCCGTAAAGTATACACACTGGCCGTTCTCTAGGTGAACTGCCAAATTTACAACAGTCGGGTGACGTTCATGAATTGTAAATGAAAACAGCCGCCAAATTGCCTCATTACAACTCACGTAACGTCCAAGTTGAAATTTCATCACCTCATCGTTTGCATTTGGATCAGCAATGCCAAACACAGCCATATCACTCCCTTTGTTCACATATTTGCAAACATATTTGATAGATTTTATGGAGTTGCAATACTCAACATTGCAGTGAGTTGAGAACGTTTTCGACAAAAGTGGACAATATGGAACGATCCAGCGATTATCGACGACGACATCTTTTCCTTTGACTTTCATTATGATTGATCTGCCGTTGTCATCTGGAGAACGACGCCGATACAATGGATATCCGTCGATTACACTGATTGTATCAGCCACAAACTGACGCGGAAAACGCTTTGTGCAGTTTCCGTTTTGCATGCACGGTGACCCAGGATTTTTAGCTCCGCAAGGGCCATGTGTCATGTTCGTTGTCACAACAGAATGCAGCTCAGGATCTGTCTCTGGATCTGGTGTTTCGGCAGAAATGATCGAATCAATATGATTTGGTCGGACCTTATCAAACAACGAAAACAGAATGTGCGCATGTGGTAAACCACGCTTCTGCCATTCAACCGAGTACATCCAACAACGGATTGCGCCAAAGACCTTCTGCTTAACGATGTAATTCATTAGTACTACGATCTTTTGTTTGAATACTCGTGCAGTGATGTCATGTCGATCACTTGGTGTTTGTCCTGTCAGCAACTGATTTGTAATTTCGGGCCATTTCGGATTGCAAGTAAACGTGATGAACAAATCAGGGGGTCCGTAATTCCGCACGTACGACATCGCATTTGAGCATATTCACGCATGTGGCACGGGCTTCCAATATGAGTAGCTGGGAGAATAGTCAAACGACCAATGTTGGCCGCGTCT
This portion of the Acyrthosiphon pisum isolate AL4f chromosome A1, pea_aphid_22Mar2018_4r6ur, whole genome shotgun sequence genome encodes:
- the LOC103309183 gene encoding uncharacterized protein LOC103309183, producing MTSFGAEVVEQPGYNPNYKVKAINSPSSRRLLPQPNEDHKFLQIYFVGNSENELEQRCAIFPGEEMNTNVSSMNFYAYRLMIRQDVDNHLLRYRRLFQQYCVDMYVKVETERLNFIRFNQSKLRSDEYIHLRDAIATEGDAANIGRLTILPATHIGSPCHMREYAQMRCRQTPSDRHDITARVFKQKIVVLMNYIVKQKVFGAIRCWMYSVEWQKRGLPHAHILFSLFDKVRPNHIDSIISAETPDPETDPELHSVVTTNMTHGPCGAKNPGSPCMQNGNCTKRFPRQFVADTISVIDGYPLYRRRSPDDNGRSIIMKVKGKDVVVDNRWIVPYCPLLSKTFSTHCNVEYCNSIKSIKYVCKYVNKGSDMAVFGIADPNANDEVMKFQLGRYVSCNEAIWRLFSFTIHERHPTVVNLAVHLENGQCVYFTEANAAQRAERPPATPLTNFFSTCESDPFTRTLLYSEMPRYYTWNAASKKFQRRKKGDAVAGFADVYSSDALGRIYTVHPRQDECFYLRLLLVNVKVPTSFNSLRTVDGVLCATFREACQCFNLLENDSHWDLTLADATVSAQANQIRTLFAIIIATCHPSNPNALWEKYKDEMVDDILHRVQTTNFNFDLESNDEMRNEALVLIEDMCALMCGSLLSTLGMPAPNRSTHAAFNFELQREKNYDRDEQAERVRKNVPLLNAEQKNVYDSLMKVVDDGTGGIYFLDTPGATGKTFVIALILATIRSRSQIALAVASSGIAVTLLEGGRTANSALKLPMNLLTVDKPTCSTAKNSATAKLMRE